DNA sequence from the Kiritimatiellia bacterium genome:
CATAACGACTTGCTCGGCGATATCTGCATCGCGTCGCGCACGCAGTCCAAATGCGATGCCATCATCCAGAGCGTTGAACGGAAAAATCATGTCAAGGACAAGTCAAAAAAGCTTTATTCCCGCCGGCTGGACGCGCTTGACGTTTCCGCGACCATGCGGTTGATCAAAACCGCCCGGGCCGGGATTGTCATCAATCTTGGCAGCGCGTTTGTCAACATGTCGGTTCTGGAGGCTTGCCTGGGGACCGGCGCGGTTTACCTGGACACCGCCATTCACGAGGAGCCGGACAAAGTCTGCGAGAACCCGCCCTGGTACGCCAATTACGAATGGAAGCGCAAAGCCCGCTGCCGGGAAAAGGGGCTGACCGCCATTCTGGGGGTTGGTTTTGATCCGGGCGTGGTCAACGCCTATTGTGCCCTGGCGGCGAAACGTTATTTTGACAAAATTGACACAATTGAC
Encoded proteins:
- a CDS encoding saccharopine dehydrogenase NADP-binding domain-containing protein; this translates as MSTRQKNILIIGAGGVAHVAAHKAAMHNDLLGDICIASRTQSKCDAIIQSVERKNHVKDKSKKLYSRRLDALDVSATMRLIKTARAGIVINLGSAFVNMSVLEACLGTGAVYLDTAIHEEPDKVCENPPWYANYEWKRKARCREKGLTAILGVGFDPGVVNAYCALAAKRYFDKIDTIDIMDVNAGRHGKYFATNFDPEINFREFIKVWTWIDRKWKQYPTHSVKRVYDFPVVGAQPIYLNGHDELHSLSKNIDAES